A region of Malaciobacter marinus DNA encodes the following proteins:
- a CDS encoding DUF485 domain-containing protein yields MNDELVEKIKSNPKYQELVSKRTGFALKLGILVLVMFYAYILVIAFNPSIMGIKTGEGVMTIGYPIGGAIIIISFITTLIYVRRANGEFEDLTNQVKEDVKDEL; encoded by the coding sequence ATGAATGATGAGTTAGTAGAAAAAATAAAATCTAACCCAAAATATCAAGAACTAGTATCAAAAAGAACTGGTTTTGCACTAAAGTTAGGAATCTTAGTTTTAGTAATGTTTTATGCATATATTTTAGTAATTGCATTTAATCCAAGCATTATGGGAATTAAAACTGGAGAGGGTGTTATGACAATAGGATATCCTATTGGAGGAGCAATTATTATAATTAGTTTTATTACAACTTTAATTTATGTAAGAAGAGCAAATGGTGAGTTTGAAGATTTAACAAATCAAGTAAAAGAAGATGTAAAGGATGAGTTATAA
- a CDS encoding FAD-dependent oxidoreductase, producing the protein MNEKHYEVVIVGGGISGAALFYELAKYTNTKSVCMLEKYEDLATLNTKGTSNSQTIHVGDIETNYTLEKAKITKRTAKMIEKFCLQYNLQDKIMFKHQKMALGVGEKEVEFIKNRYEEFKTVFPYLELWDKEDLKKLEPKLVYLENGQERPEPILAMGAKDEYTTVEYGQMTKELAKAAQACEDVRTDIFYNSEVDEIEQLGELYKITTKSGTVFTADFVVVNAGAHSLYLAHKMGYGKHMGCLPMAGSFYMTNEEFLNGKVYMVQNDKLPFAALHGDPDILADGKTRFGPTALMLPKLERYKPGTYLDFFKTLNLDGNIIKIFWDLLKDSEIRNYVLRNFLFEVPGLNKKLFVKDAKKIVPSLQEKDIEYAKGFGGIRPQVLNKEQQRLMLGEASINTGKGIIFNMTPSPGATSCLGNAKRDIHTITEYLNLEFNEKEFLADLTEDE; encoded by the coding sequence ATGAACGAGAAACATTATGAAGTAGTTATTGTCGGTGGAGGTATTTCTGGTGCAGCTTTATTTTATGAGTTAGCCAAATATACAAATACAAAAAGTGTTTGTATGTTAGAAAAATACGAAGATTTAGCTACTTTAAACACAAAAGGAACAAGTAATTCACAAACAATTCATGTGGGTGACATAGAAACAAATTATACATTAGAAAAAGCAAAAATCACAAAAAGAACTGCAAAAATGATTGAAAAGTTTTGTCTTCAATATAATTTGCAAGATAAAATTATGTTCAAACATCAAAAAATGGCTTTAGGTGTTGGAGAAAAAGAAGTAGAATTTATAAAAAATAGATATGAAGAGTTCAAGACAGTTTTCCCTTATTTAGAGCTTTGGGACAAAGAAGACTTGAAAAAACTTGAGCCAAAATTAGTCTACTTAGAAAATGGTCAAGAAAGACCTGAGCCAATTTTAGCCATGGGTGCAAAAGATGAATATACAACTGTTGAATATGGACAAATGACAAAAGAGCTTGCAAAAGCAGCTCAAGCATGTGAAGATGTTAGAACAGATATATTTTATAATTCAGAAGTAGATGAAATAGAGCAACTTGGAGAATTGTATAAAATTACAACAAAATCAGGAACTGTTTTTACTGCTGATTTTGTTGTGGTAAATGCTGGTGCACACTCATTATATCTAGCACACAAAATGGGTTATGGAAAACATATGGGTTGTCTACCAATGGCAGGAAGTTTTTATATGACTAATGAAGAATTCCTAAATGGTAAAGTATATATGGTACAAAATGATAAACTTCCATTTGCCGCACTTCATGGTGATCCAGATATTTTAGCAGATGGAAAAACAAGATTTGGTCCAACTGCACTTATGCTTCCAAAATTAGAAAGATATAAACCAGGTACTTACTTAGACTTCTTTAAAACTTTAAACTTAGATGGAAATATTATTAAAATATTTTGGGACTTATTAAAAGATAGTGAAATAAGAAATTATGTATTAAGAAACTTCTTATTTGAAGTTCCAGGATTAAATAAAAAACTTTTTGTAAAAGATGCGAAAAAGATTGTTCCATCATTACAAGAAAAAGATATAGAATACGCAAAAGGCTTTGGAGGAATTCGACCTCAAGTTCTTAATAAAGAGCAACAAAGATTAATGCTTGGTGAAGCTTCAATTAATACAGGTAAAGGAATTATATTTAATATGACTCCAAGTCCAGGTGCTACATCTTGTTTAGGAAATGCAAAAAGAGACATTCATACAATTACTGAATATTTAAATTTAGAGTTTAATGAAAAAGAGTTTTTAGCAGATTTAACAGAAGATGAATAA
- a CDS encoding sodium:solute symporter family protein, whose amino-acid sequence MELQSLIYLFVGISFAIYIGIALWAKAGSTKDFYVAGGGVHPVANGMATAADWMSAASFISMAGIIAFIGSDASAYLMGWTGGYVLLAMLLAPYLRKFGKFTVPDFVGDRYYSDVARTVAVIAVIFVSFTYVAGQMRGVGIVFSRFLQVDVNTGVIIGMVIVFFYSVLGGMKGITYTQVAQYVVMIFAYTIPAIFLSLQVTDTFLPQLGIFGQTTFAFDNGVRVIPEGTYLLHALDSAITDLGFTAYTEPGNLWNMFMLTTALMLGTAGLPHVIVRFFTVPTVKDARVSAGWALVFIAIMYTSASAVAAFARVNLIKNVQNVDYKAFVNGELSHSDGTKNDGNWFKTWEQGGLIAWTDRNGDGKIQYASGTAFDGPKGKPQFVEDERSEVGNRVTTNGKGAPTQEELAKNNGLHNELYVDRDIMVLANPEIANLPNWVIAFIAAGGLAAALSTAAGLLLVIASAISHDLMGQVIFKDKETGKSKLTEKSELMWARIAAIAAICVAGYLGINPPGFVAQVVAFAFGLAAAAFFPTIILEIFDKRMNKEGAIAGILTGLIFTFGYIIYFVFLGGDKADYFLGIAPTGIGTVGTLLHLIVAFIVSRMTPEPPAHVQEIVENIRIPSGAGEAHDH is encoded by the coding sequence ATGGAATTACAATCGTTAATTTACCTATTTGTAGGTATATCTTTTGCTATTTACATTGGTATTGCACTATGGGCAAAAGCGGGTTCAACTAAAGACTTTTATGTTGCTGGTGGAGGGGTTCACCCAGTAGCAAATGGTATGGCAACAGCAGCAGATTGGATGAGTGCTGCTTCATTTATTTCAATGGCAGGTATTATTGCATTTATTGGTAGTGATGCAAGTGCTTACTTAATGGGATGGACAGGTGGATATGTTCTACTTGCTATGTTATTAGCTCCATACTTAAGAAAATTTGGAAAGTTTACAGTTCCTGATTTTGTAGGAGATAGATATTATTCAGATGTTGCAAGAACAGTTGCAGTTATTGCGGTAATATTTGTTTCTTTCACATACGTTGCTGGTCAAATGAGAGGGGTTGGTATCGTATTTTCAAGATTTTTACAGGTTGATGTAAATACAGGTGTTATAATCGGTATGGTTATTGTATTCTTTTACTCAGTACTTGGTGGTATGAAAGGTATTACTTATACGCAAGTTGCACAATATGTAGTAATGATTTTTGCATATACAATTCCTGCAATATTTCTTTCATTACAAGTAACTGATACATTCTTACCTCAATTAGGTATCTTTGGACAAACAACTTTTGCATTTGACAATGGGGTTAGAGTTATTCCAGAAGGAACATATTTACTTCATGCTTTAGATAGTGCAATAACTGATTTAGGATTTACAGCTTATACAGAGCCAGGTAACTTATGGAATATGTTTATGCTAACAACTGCATTGATGTTAGGTACAGCAGGGCTTCCTCACGTTATTGTAAGATTTTTCACAGTTCCAACTGTAAAAGACGCTAGAGTATCTGCTGGATGGGCATTAGTATTTATTGCAATTATGTATACATCAGCATCAGCTGTTGCTGCATTTGCAAGAGTTAACTTAATCAAAAATGTACAAAATGTTGATTATAAAGCATTTGTTAATGGTGAACTATCTCATTCAGATGGTACTAAAAATGATGGTAATTGGTTTAAAACTTGGGAACAAGGTGGATTAATTGCTTGGACAGATAGAAATGGTGATGGAAAAATCCAATATGCAAGTGGTACAGCTTTTGATGGACCAAAAGGTAAACCTCAATTTGTAGAAGATGAAAGATCAGAAGTTGGTAATAGAGTTACAACTAATGGTAAAGGTGCGCCAACTCAAGAAGAGTTAGCAAAAAATAATGGTTTACACAATGAGCTATATGTTGATAGAGATATTATGGTTCTTGCAAATCCTGAAATTGCAAATTTACCAAATTGGGTAATCGCATTTATCGCAGCTGGTGGTCTTGCAGCAGCATTATCAACAGCAGCTGGTTTATTACTTGTAATTGCTTCAGCAATTTCTCATGATTTGATGGGACAAGTAATATTTAAAGATAAAGAAACAGGTAAATCTAAACTTACTGAGAAATCAGAGTTAATGTGGGCTAGAATTGCTGCAATTGCTGCAATTTGTGTCGCTGGTTATTTGGGTATTAACCCTCCAGGATTTGTTGCACAAGTTGTTGCTTTTGCATTTGGTTTAGCAGCTGCAGCATTTTTCCCAACAATTATTCTTGAAATTTTTGATAAAAGAATGAATAAAGAAGGTGCGATTGCTGGTATATTAACTGGTTTAATCTTTACTTTTGGATATATAATTTACTTTGTATTCTTAGGTGGAGATAAAGCAGACTATTTCTTAGGAATAGCTCCAACAGGTATCGGTACAGTTGGTACATTGTTACACTTAATTGTAGCATTTATTGTGTCAAGAATGACACCAGAACCACCTGCACATGTACAAGAGATTGTAGAAAACATCAGAATTCCATCAGGAGCTGGTGAAGCGCATGATCACTAA
- a CDS encoding response regulator transcription factor produces MKILLLEDELMLNNAISEYLKDIGHMVESFSDGQQVIENVNSSYDLLILDINVPKKDGFEILQELNQKKIYVPTIFISALVDIEDITKAYNLGCREYIKKPFHLGELGIKINQILKKDQKNTSHIRFSEHYSYSKDTQTLYFNGEPQTLTKKQSEIIHILALNINMIVDFERFRIDIWDGENIDNPTIRAEISRLKKALKEDFIKNIRGLGYKIDRFYSL; encoded by the coding sequence ATGAAAATACTACTTCTTGAAGATGAATTAATGCTAAATAATGCAATAAGTGAATATCTTAAAGATATTGGGCACATGGTTGAAAGTTTTTCTGATGGACAACAAGTTATTGAAAATGTAAACTCATCATATGATTTACTTATTTTAGATATAAATGTCCCAAAAAAAGATGGCTTTGAAATACTTCAAGAATTAAACCAAAAAAAAATATATGTACCAACAATCTTCATTAGTGCATTAGTTGATATTGAAGATATCACAAAAGCATATAACCTTGGTTGTAGAGAATACATCAAAAAACCTTTCCATTTAGGTGAGCTTGGTATAAAAATAAATCAAATACTTAAAAAAGATCAAAAGAATACTTCTCATATAAGATTTAGTGAACACTATTCGTATTCAAAGGATACACAAACACTATATTTTAATGGAGAACCACAAACTCTAACAAAAAAACAATCTGAAATAATTCATATATTAGCATTAAATATTAATATGATTGTTGATTTTGAAAGATTTAGAATCGATATTTGGGATGGAGAAAATATTGACAATCCTACTATTAGAGCAGAAATTTCTAGGTTAAAAAAAGCATTGAAAGAAGATTTTATTAAAAATATTCGAGGTTTAGGATATAAAATAGATAGATTCTATTCTTTATAA
- a CDS encoding 3'-5' exonuclease — MIKNLIKYLQKKSLKDKSFLYLFDEPPKGEYICLDCETTGLKPRKDEILSIGAVLIKDNKIIFRKNFNIFVKPSSNVNVESIKIHQIRPIDLENASEPKIAILKLLEFIGARPIVGYYIKFDIAMISKYTKKYIGIKIPNESIEVSSMYYKTKKRSSEYEFVDLKFDTIMKELNIPELGKHDALNDAIMTSMIFLKLKDKTPAKTTFYTN; from the coding sequence ATGATTAAGAATTTAATTAAATATCTTCAAAAAAAATCTTTAAAAGATAAAAGTTTTTTATATTTATTTGATGAGCCTCCAAAGGGTGAATATATATGCCTTGATTGTGAAACAACAGGACTAAAACCAAGAAAAGATGAAATATTATCTATTGGTGCTGTCTTAATAAAAGATAATAAAATCATTTTTAGAAAAAATTTCAATATATTTGTAAAACCCTCTTCTAATGTAAATGTAGAATCAATTAAAATTCATCAAATTAGACCAATTGATTTAGAAAATGCAAGTGAACCAAAAATAGCAATATTAAAACTCCTTGAGTTTATTGGTGCAAGACCTATTGTAGGATATTATATAAAGTTTGATATTGCAATGATTTCTAAATATACAAAAAAATATATTGGTATAAAAATTCCCAATGAAAGTATTGAAGTATCATCTATGTATTATAAAACAAAAAAACGTTCAAGTGAGTACGAATTTGTTGATTTAAAGTTTGATACAATTATGAAAGAATTAAATATTCCAGAACTTGGAAAACACGATGCATTAAATGATGCTATTATGACTTCAATGATATTTTTGAAATTAAAAGATAAAACTCCAGCAAAAACTACATTTTATACCAACTAA
- a CDS encoding cache domain-containing protein gives MIRAKSLYQLIVYSILFIIILISFFTLTIIDNTFNEFQAKIKIIKESYTTKQKDLIRQDIANTMKFIKFYHEKYNNIKTQDEIKKDIIIAIDKMKNQKDVNDYTFIYNFNGKSIYYPVGKAGKNLYEFTDKNGTKVIKDLIEISKKSNGGFVEYLWYKPQLKKEVNKISFAMSYKPWNWTIGKGVYLDKIKKLVKEKEREYDQKISNSTLQITSLTIMLVLYSIFIYKNATILIAKEVREIGKYFKRSQTDEKPINQDKISFSEFRTIVNYANETLTSIKYKKHLLEDINKNLESKVEEKTKELTNLIESQKQFLKNSVHEINTPLAIIQTNIDLLKRKIPDNSYVTNIESGAKIIQYIYDDLSFMIKKDRVEYKKTYLNFSEVLQVRLDFFEEIAKSNSLFFITNIEKDIYIKFNKTELQRIIDNNLSNAIKYSYAKSPIYIKLMYIDDIHIEFEVKTSSEKIDNNNKIFNDFYRENSARGGFGLGLRIVKEICDKNFVIIKLDSNEQETKFTYRFKINENTTS, from the coding sequence TTGATTAGAGCAAAATCTCTTTATCAATTAATAGTTTATAGTATTTTATTTATTATTATATTGATCTCATTTTTTACACTAACTATTATAGATAATACTTTTAATGAATTTCAAGCAAAAATAAAAATTATAAAAGAAAGCTATACAACTAAACAAAAAGACTTAATTAGACAAGATATAGCTAATACGATGAAGTTTATTAAGTTTTATCATGAAAAATATAACAATATAAAAACCCAAGATGAAATAAAAAAAGATATTATAATTGCAATTGATAAAATGAAAAATCAAAAAGATGTAAATGATTATACTTTTATTTATAACTTTAATGGAAAATCGATATATTATCCAGTAGGGAAAGCAGGGAAAAATTTATATGAATTTACTGATAAAAATGGAACAAAAGTTATTAAGGATTTAATCGAAATTTCAAAAAAATCAAATGGTGGTTTTGTAGAATATCTTTGGTATAAACCACAATTAAAAAAAGAAGTAAATAAGATATCATTTGCTATGTCATATAAACCTTGGAATTGGACAATAGGAAAAGGAGTATATTTAGATAAAATTAAAAAACTTGTAAAAGAAAAAGAAAGAGAGTATGACCAAAAAATATCTAATTCTACTTTACAAATCACTTCACTTACTATCATGCTAGTTTTATACTCGATATTTATATATAAAAATGCAACGATTCTTATTGCAAAAGAAGTAAGAGAAATTGGAAAGTATTTTAAAAGATCACAAACTGACGAAAAGCCAATTAATCAAGACAAAATATCATTTTCAGAATTTAGAACTATTGTAAATTACGCAAATGAAACTTTGACAAGCATAAAATACAAAAAACATTTACTAGAAGATATAAATAAAAATCTTGAATCAAAAGTTGAAGAAAAAACAAAAGAGCTCACAAATCTAATAGAATCACAAAAACAATTTTTAAAAAATTCTGTTCATGAAATAAATACTCCTTTAGCAATAATACAAACAAATATTGATTTATTAAAAAGGAAAATACCTGATAATTCATATGTTACAAATATTGAATCAGGGGCTAAGATAATACAATATATATACGATGACTTATCTTTTATGATAAAAAAAGATAGAGTTGAATACAAAAAAACATACTTAAATTTTTCAGAAGTTTTACAAGTCAGACTTGATTTTTTTGAAGAGATTGCAAAATCTAACTCTTTATTTTTTATTACTAACATTGAAAAAGATATATATATAAAATTTAATAAAACTGAGCTTCAAAGAATAATAGATAATAATCTATCTAATGCAATAAAATACTCATATGCAAAATCTCCTATATACATAAAATTAATGTACATAGATGATATTCATATAGAGTTTGAAGTTAAGACCTCTTCTGAAAAAATAGATAACAATAACAAAATTTTTAACGATTTTTATAGGGAAAATAGTGCACGTGGTGGGTTTGGACTTGGACTAAGGATTGTAAAAGAGATATGTGATAAAAACTTTGTTATAATCAAGTTAGATTCAAATGAACAAGAGACAAAATTTACATATAGGTTTAAAATAAATGAAAATACTACTTCTTGA
- a CDS encoding DUF4212 domain-containing protein, with the protein MSPEKAQAYWKENITTILKLLVVWFVVSFGCGIIFINELNTIEISGIKLGFWFAQQGAIYVFVILIFVYVRAMTKIDEKYGVNE; encoded by the coding sequence ATGAGTCCAGAAAAAGCTCAAGCTTATTGGAAAGAAAACATTACTACTATTTTAAAACTTTTAGTAGTTTGGTTTGTCGTTTCTTTTGGTTGTGGAATCATTTTTATTAATGAACTTAATACGATAGAAATAAGTGGTATTAAGCTAGGATTTTGGTTTGCACAACAAGGTGCAATATATGTATTTGTTATTTTAATTTTTGTTTATGTGAGAGCGATGACAAAAATTGATGAGAAATATGGCGTAAATGAGTAG
- a CDS encoding CinA family protein, producing MFDNIFNEKTMQELQQLLRENKKTITCAESCTGGLIASMITELSGSSDIFNGSIVSYSNEIKNKKINVKKENLENYGAVSTQVVEDMLTGSIKMFDADYSLATSGIAGPTGATKNKPVGTVVIGVGSKNGDKLVDVYNFNGNRKEVQIQAAKTSFKIFLEFFQKTLDK from the coding sequence ATGTTTGACAATATTTTTAATGAAAAAACAATGCAAGAGTTACAGCAACTATTAAGAGAAAATAAAAAAACAATTACTTGCGCAGAAAGTTGTACGGGTGGATTAATTGCTTCAATGATAACAGAACTTTCAGGTTCATCTGATATATTCAATGGATCAATAGTATCTTATTCAAATGAAATAAAAAATAAAAAAATAAATGTAAAAAAAGAAAATTTAGAAAACTATGGTGCGGTTAGTACTCAAGTTGTTGAAGATATGCTTACTGGATCAATAAAGATGTTTGATGCTGATTATTCCCTTGCTACAAGTGGAATAGCTGGACCAACTGGTGCTACAAAAAATAAACCTGTAGGTACAGTTGTAATAGGGGTAGGATCTAAAAATGGTGATAAACTAGTTGATGTTTATAACTTCAATGGTAACCGAAAAGAGGTTCAAATACAAGCTGCAAAAACAAGTTTTAAAATTTTTTTAGAATTTTTTCAAAAAACCCTTGACAAATAA
- a CDS encoding DUF294 nucleotidyltransferase-like domain-containing protein: protein MSLRDQQAFLSKIHPFEVLNEKQMDICINNMDIAYYPKDTTLINPENISNYFFVIIKGSVHEYRDEQLVMDYHHEDSFDANSLIYSKTKSTFRVQEDLICYELERNTFLNLIEQNNEFKDFFLNNLVNKIQTLKTKEYTSELSSFMIARVEDTLIHEPCIVQGKTTLTNAIAKSIEFKTSTIIVQKDDEYGIITDSLLKMQVLLKGRDLSIYVEDIAIFPLLTVSNDDYLFEALTLLIKKGIKRVGVTNNKNELVGILEQLDVLSHFANHTFVVDTQIKKAKTIKDLKSASSDLLNIIKALQSKGVKVNHISNLIGQLNIKVYKKLYQLIVPQNLQKDACFMVMGSEGRNEQIVKTDQDNALIIRNDVDIEQYRTYMNTMTKTLIDFGYPPCEGNIMVSNPFWCKSVKDYEKETKRWIEAPDMQNYMDLAIFFDSFAVAGDKELLINLKDYLFNKLHDKDVFLAYFAKATLTFDTPTTVANFMTKSHQIDIKKTGVFPIVQGVRSLALREKIRETTTVKRIKILQDKKVIDTELANELIEAFEVLSTLRLKSQLEQNNNKTKINNEIDTHKLSKIERDLLKDSFKIVLAFKKFIIYSFKIDKIL from the coding sequence ATGAGTCTTCGTGACCAACAAGCATTTTTATCAAAAATTCATCCCTTTGAAGTATTAAATGAAAAGCAAATGGATATTTGTATTAATAATATGGATATAGCTTACTATCCTAAAGATACTACTTTAATTAATCCTGAGAATATTTCAAACTATTTTTTTGTTATTATAAAAGGCTCTGTTCATGAATATAGAGATGAACAGCTTGTTATGGATTATCATCATGAAGACTCTTTTGATGCTAATTCACTTATATATTCAAAAACTAAAAGCACTTTTAGAGTTCAAGAAGATTTAATCTGTTATGAACTTGAAAGAAATACTTTTTTAAATCTTATAGAACAAAATAATGAGTTTAAAGATTTTTTCTTAAACAATTTAGTAAACAAAATTCAAACACTAAAAACAAAAGAATATACATCTGAATTATCTTCTTTTATGATTGCAAGAGTTGAAGATACACTAATTCATGAACCGTGTATTGTCCAAGGTAAAACAACATTAACAAATGCAATTGCAAAATCAATTGAATTTAAAACTTCAACTATTATTGTACAAAAAGATGATGAATATGGAATAATTACAGATTCATTACTTAAAATGCAAGTTTTATTAAAAGGAAGAGATTTATCAATATATGTTGAAGATATAGCAATATTTCCTTTACTTACAGTATCAAATGATGATTATTTATTTGAAGCTTTAACATTGCTAATAAAAAAAGGCATAAAAAGAGTTGGAGTAACAAATAATAAAAATGAATTAGTAGGAATATTAGAACAACTTGATGTCCTTTCACATTTTGCAAACCATACTTTTGTTGTTGATACTCAAATAAAAAAAGCAAAAACAATAAAAGACTTAAAATCTGCTAGCAGTGATTTATTAAATATTATAAAAGCATTGCAATCAAAAGGTGTGAAAGTTAATCATATATCAAACTTAATTGGTCAATTAAATATAAAAGTTTATAAAAAATTATATCAACTTATTGTTCCACAAAATCTTCAAAAAGATGCATGTTTTATGGTTATGGGAAGTGAGGGAAGAAATGAACAAATAGTCAAAACAGATCAAGATAATGCTCTTATTATTAGAAATGATGTTGATATTGAGCAGTATAGAACTTATATGAATACTATGACAAAAACTTTAATAGATTTTGGATATCCTCCATGCGAGGGTAATATTATGGTTTCAAATCCTTTTTGGTGTAAAAGTGTAAAAGATTATGAAAAAGAGACAAAAAGATGGATAGAAGCACCAGATATGCAAAACTATATGGATCTAGCAATATTTTTTGATTCTTTTGCAGTAGCTGGAGATAAAGAATTATTAATAAACTTAAAAGACTATTTATTTAATAAACTTCACGATAAAGATGTTTTCCTAGCATATTTTGCAAAAGCTACTTTAACTTTTGATACTCCAACTACAGTTGCAAATTTTATGACAAAAAGCCATCAAATAGATATTAAAAAAACTGGTGTTTTTCCAATTGTACAAGGAGTTAGAAGTTTAGCTTTAAGAGAAAAGATAAGAGAAACAACAACAGTTAAAAGAATTAAAATTTTACAAGATAAGAAAGTTATTGATACTGAGTTAGCAAATGAATTAATTGAAGCTTTTGAAGTATTGAGCACTTTAAGGTTAAAATCACAATTAGAACAAAACAACAATAAAACAAAAATAAATAATGAAATTGATACTCATAAACTTAGTAAAATTGAAAGAGATTTACTAAAAGATAGTTTTAAAATAGTACTTGCTTTTAAGAAGTTTATTATCTATTCATTTAAAATTGATAAGATTTTGTAA